From Streptomyces sp. NBC_00370, a single genomic window includes:
- a CDS encoding ABC transporter permease translates to MFFIYLRRELRRRRKAALVVASGLALGIALVIVVSSVSAGMGKAQDKVLQSLYGLGTDMTVTKAAPPPSSTSGGQRPSFKFGAKGEGDTSKQSSDRVMVQGFQTLASSTVTKVAAQDGVASAVGGLNLTVLKVNGQFTRGQFKQDEQQGGGAGPGQGGGGRTQGRVEGGGANFDVDSFSVYGTDVAHLALGPLTSSKLTSGRTFKASETNAKVAVVDSAYAKQKKLKAGSTVTVSGTKFQVVGIATADSGDPAANVYLPLTQAQTLADAKNKVTTVYVKATDSQRIDGVKSAVQKNVPGTTVTTSADLADTVSGSLSTASDLASNVGKWLSLVVLIAAFVVAGLLTSSAVSRRVREFGTLKALGWKSGRVTRQVVGEAVVNGLIGGVLGIAVGLAGAYAVTAVSPSLTAQLGGSGGGGAGGPAGGGPGGFGGGGGGGGFARQSTSKVVDVALSAPVSLATIALAVGLAVAGGLIAGGFGGWRASRLRPADALRRVE, encoded by the coding sequence ATGTTCTTCATCTACCTCCGGCGCGAGCTGCGCCGACGCAGAAAGGCGGCGCTCGTCGTCGCCTCCGGGCTCGCCCTCGGCATTGCGCTGGTGATTGTCGTCAGCTCGGTCTCCGCGGGGATGGGCAAGGCGCAGGACAAGGTCCTGCAGTCCCTCTACGGCCTCGGCACGGACATGACGGTCACCAAGGCCGCACCGCCGCCGAGTTCGACCAGTGGCGGGCAGCGCCCCAGCTTCAAGTTCGGTGCCAAGGGCGAGGGTGACACCTCGAAGCAGAGCAGCGACCGGGTCATGGTGCAGGGTTTCCAGACCCTCGCCTCGTCCACCGTCACCAAGGTCGCGGCGCAGGACGGCGTGGCCTCGGCGGTCGGCGGTCTCAATCTGACCGTACTGAAGGTCAACGGCCAGTTCACCAGGGGGCAGTTCAAGCAGGACGAGCAGCAGGGCGGCGGCGCGGGACCCGGTCAGGGCGGCGGCGGCAGGACCCAGGGCCGGGTCGAGGGCGGCGGTGCCAACTTCGACGTCGACTCGTTCAGTGTGTACGGGACCGACGTGGCGCACCTGGCGCTCGGCCCGCTGACCTCGTCGAAGCTCACGTCGGGCCGTACGTTCAAGGCGTCCGAGACGAACGCGAAGGTCGCCGTCGTCGACAGCGCCTACGCCAAGCAGAAGAAGCTGAAGGCCGGTTCGACGGTCACCGTCTCCGGCACGAAGTTCCAGGTTGTCGGAATAGCGACGGCGGACAGCGGCGATCCGGCCGCCAACGTGTATCTGCCGCTGACCCAGGCGCAGACCCTGGCCGACGCCAAGAACAAGGTCACCACGGTCTATGTGAAGGCCACCGACTCGCAGCGGATCGACGGCGTCAAGTCGGCCGTGCAGAAGAACGTGCCGGGTACGACGGTCACCACGTCGGCCGATCTCGCCGACACCGTCTCCGGATCGCTGTCCACCGCATCGGACTTGGCGTCGAACGTCGGCAAGTGGCTCTCGCTGGTGGTGCTGATCGCCGCCTTCGTGGTGGCGGGACTGCTCACCTCGTCGGCGGTCAGCCGCCGGGTGCGGGAGTTCGGCACGCTCAAGGCGCTCGGCTGGAAGAGCGGCCGGGTCACCCGGCAGGTGGTCGGTGAGGCCGTCGTCAACGGCCTGATCGGCGGGGTGCTCGGCATCGCCGTGGGTCTCGCGGGCGCGTACGCCGTCACCGCCGTCAGCCCCTCGCTCACCGCGCAGCTCGGCGGTAGCGGTGGCGGTGGCGCGGGCGGCCCCGCGGGCGGCGGTCCCGGCGGCTTCGGCGGCGGCGGGGGCGGCGGCGGGTTCGCCCGGCAGTCCACGTCCAAAGTCGTCGATGTGGCGCTGTCGGCGCCCGTCTCCCTGGCCACCATCGCCCTCGCGGTCGGTCTCGCGGTCGCCGGCGGTCTGATCGCCGGCGGGTTCGGCGGCTGGCGCGCCTCCCGGCTGCGGCCGGCCGACGCGCTGCGCCGCGTCGAGTGA
- a CDS encoding ABC transporter ATP-binding protein, whose amino-acid sequence MYQLTGVTKRYQRGKKTVDALAGVDLTIEDGGRLVIQGPTGGGKSTLLQMLGGLDRPTEGTVEFDGVNLAKLPEARLTRVRAENIGFVFQSFNLIPTLTAQENVETALVPLGLKGAARREQAAQALESVGLGERFGHLPGELSGGQQQRVAIARALVKRPKVLLADEPTGNLDESMRDEIMELLEGLWKEHGLTFIMVTHDSSIARRAPRLATIRKGRVTVTENAAA is encoded by the coding sequence GTGTACCAGCTCACCGGCGTCACCAAGCGCTATCAGCGAGGCAAGAAGACCGTCGACGCCCTCGCGGGCGTCGACCTGACCATCGAGGACGGCGGCAGACTCGTCATCCAAGGACCCACGGGCGGCGGCAAGTCGACGCTGCTGCAGATGCTCGGCGGCCTCGACCGGCCGACCGAGGGCACCGTCGAGTTCGACGGGGTGAACCTGGCGAAGCTGCCCGAGGCCCGGCTGACCAGGGTCAGGGCCGAGAACATCGGCTTCGTCTTCCAGAGCTTCAACCTCATTCCGACGCTCACGGCGCAGGAGAACGTCGAGACGGCCCTGGTGCCGCTCGGCCTCAAGGGGGCGGCCAGGCGTGAACAAGCCGCGCAGGCGCTGGAATCCGTCGGACTCGGCGAGCGATTCGGCCATCTGCCGGGCGAGTTGTCCGGCGGCCAGCAGCAACGGGTCGCCATCGCCCGTGCGCTGGTCAAGCGGCCGAAGGTGCTGCTGGCCGACGAACCGACCGGAAATCTCGACGAATCCATGCGTGACGAAATCATGGAACTGCTTGAGGGGCTCTGGAAAGAGCACGGCCTGACCTTCATCATGGTCACTCACGACAGCTCCATCGCCCGCCGCGCGCCGCGGCTGGCGACGATCCGCAAGGGACGCGTCACGGTCACCGAGAACGCGGCGGCCTGA
- a CDS encoding GNAT family N-acetyltransferase, with protein sequence MLITLGSPPTATETAAWHAVVSAAHVRDLPAAVPEPSKAETAGKLSLPPVGGRNVHLASTAADGSYDGVASLLLFSDEHLRHTALLDPLVVHPKARRHGIGAKLWTAIRAELAADGRTSITTVLELGGAGEAFVDSLGFTNVQPLGWYVQKVGQALEEIPEPPLPEGLRFADWTGSVPDEWAEAFARARGTERDAFGEAPVTHQLDRDVARAKAVARLIEQRGGVVLTSAVLEPEADDAVAAYTEVVLKAPTDARALQHATVVVPRHRGRGLGRAVKRHLLAGLHERHPGVREISTTVADENTSMLAVNESLGYRRERPAGLFEAKL encoded by the coding sequence ATGCTGATCACTCTGGGAAGCCCGCCCACGGCCACCGAGACAGCCGCCTGGCACGCGGTGGTCAGCGCCGCGCACGTGCGCGACCTGCCGGCCGCAGTGCCCGAGCCCAGCAAGGCGGAGACGGCGGGGAAGCTGAGCCTGCCGCCGGTCGGCGGGCGCAACGTCCATCTCGCCTCGACCGCCGCCGACGGCTCGTACGACGGCGTCGCCTCGCTCCTGCTGTTCTCGGACGAACACCTGCGGCACACCGCGCTGCTCGACCCGCTGGTGGTGCACCCGAAGGCCAGGCGGCACGGCATAGGCGCGAAGCTCTGGACCGCGATACGGGCCGAACTCGCCGCCGACGGACGGACGTCCATCACCACCGTGCTCGAACTGGGCGGCGCGGGCGAGGCGTTCGTCGACAGCCTGGGCTTCACCAACGTGCAGCCGCTCGGCTGGTACGTGCAGAAGGTCGGCCAGGCACTCGAAGAGATACCGGAACCCCCGCTGCCCGAGGGGCTGCGCTTCGCCGACTGGACGGGCAGCGTCCCCGACGAGTGGGCCGAGGCCTTCGCCCGCGCCCGCGGCACGGAACGCGACGCCTTCGGCGAGGCGCCGGTCACCCACCAACTGGACCGGGACGTGGCGAGAGCGAAAGCCGTGGCCCGGCTGATCGAGCAGCGCGGCGGAGTCGTCCTCACCTCGGCGGTGCTCGAACCCGAAGCGGACGACGCCGTGGCCGCGTACACCGAGGTCGTACTGAAAGCCCCGACGGACGCCCGCGCTCTGCAGCACGCGACGGTCGTCGTCCCGCGCCACCGGGGCCGCGGCCTCGGCCGCGCGGTCAAACGCCATCTGCTGGCGGGACTGCACGAACGGCACCCGGGGGTACGGGAGATCAGCACGACCGTCGCCGACGAGAACACCTCGATGCTGGCGGTGAACGAGTCGCTGGGCTACCGGCGCGAACGCCCGGCGGGTCTGTTCGAGGCGAAGCTGTAG
- a CDS encoding NADP-dependent oxidoreductase, with product MRAVRYHEYGGVETLVVEQAPDPHPGPGEIRVRVAAAGVNPVDWKVRSGAAREVLPVDLPAIPGRDAVGIVDETGEGVRGVSVGDRVFGLGGVTGATAELAVFSAWAHAPTTWTDEEAAGAGLASVTALGGLKALGPLQGRTLLVEGASGGVGSAAVEIAVAQGATVIGTASERNHAFLTSLGAVPTTYGAGLAERLAALAPGGVDLALDTVASGSLADLVAIVGDPARVSTVADHTNAQLLGVHVANAVNDSALLTEAAELGRQGRYMPRIERTYPLDRIAEAHAYSERGHVRGKIVVRV from the coding sequence ATGCGCGCAGTCCGCTATCACGAGTACGGCGGTGTGGAGACCCTGGTGGTCGAGCAGGCGCCGGATCCGCATCCCGGGCCCGGCGAGATCCGCGTCCGCGTCGCGGCGGCCGGTGTCAATCCCGTCGACTGGAAGGTGCGCTCCGGTGCGGCGCGCGAGGTGCTTCCCGTGGATCTGCCGGCGATTCCCGGCCGTGACGCCGTCGGCATCGTTGACGAGACCGGTGAGGGCGTGCGGGGGGTGAGCGTCGGCGACCGGGTCTTCGGGCTGGGCGGTGTCACCGGTGCGACGGCGGAGCTGGCCGTCTTCTCGGCCTGGGCCCACGCGCCCACCACGTGGACCGACGAGGAGGCCGCGGGCGCCGGGCTTGCGTCCGTGACCGCGCTGGGCGGGCTGAAGGCGCTCGGTCCCCTCCAGGGGCGCACCCTGCTCGTCGAGGGCGCCTCCGGAGGCGTGGGCAGTGCCGCGGTGGAGATCGCGGTGGCTCAGGGCGCCACCGTGATCGGGACGGCGAGCGAGCGCAACCACGCGTTCCTCACGTCACTCGGAGCCGTTCCCACCACCTACGGCGCGGGCCTCGCCGAGCGCCTGGCCGCCCTGGCCCCTGGCGGTGTCGACCTCGCGCTCGACACCGTGGCCTCCGGGTCGCTGGCCGATCTCGTCGCGATCGTGGGCGACCCCGCCCGTGTGTCGACGGTCGCCGACCACACCAACGCGCAGCTTCTGGGCGTACATGTGGCCAACGCGGTGAACGACTCGGCCCTCCTCACCGAAGCGGCCGAACTCGGCCGGCAGGGCCGCTACATGCCGCGCATCGAGCGGACGTACCCGCTCGACCGGATCGCGGAGGCGCACGCGTACTCCGAGCGCGGGCACGTGCGGGGGAAGATCGTGGTCCGCGTCTGA
- a CDS encoding MerR family transcriptional regulator: MRIGEVADQAGVSVRALRYYEQQDLLQACRSPGGHRHYPDTAVSRVRLIQQLYAAGLPSRVVRDVLPCVDSGEASPKLLDQMEAERVRIDERITDLLAVRDRLDDVITLTRDPDADCPHLR; encoded by the coding sequence GTGCGCATCGGTGAGGTCGCCGACCAGGCGGGAGTGAGCGTACGGGCGCTGCGCTACTACGAGCAGCAGGATCTGCTCCAGGCGTGCCGCAGCCCCGGTGGCCACCGGCACTACCCCGACACCGCCGTCAGCCGGGTCCGGCTGATCCAGCAGCTGTACGCCGCGGGCCTCCCGAGCCGGGTGGTCCGCGACGTGCTGCCGTGCGTGGACTCGGGTGAGGCGTCCCCGAAACTCCTGGACCAGATGGAGGCGGAACGGGTCCGCATCGACGAGCGGATCACCGACCTGCTGGCTGTGCGCGACCGGCTCGACGACGTGATCACCCTCACCCGGGACCCGGACGCCGACTGCCCTCACCTGCGGTGA
- a CDS encoding helix-turn-helix domain-containing protein → MTSHVPNDARVIPLRPAAARAVREPLWRDVVGDVLRRERLAQERTLKQVAEAARISLPYLSELERGRKEASSEVLAAAAHALGLRLADLLGLARVELIRLTAVDRVGPDAARSVSSVTSATSVTSVTSVTSRRTGTSVTRPGQGQVLSLAA, encoded by the coding sequence GTGACCAGTCATGTGCCGAACGACGCCCGCGTCATCCCGCTGCGCCCGGCCGCCGCCCGCGCGGTCAGAGAGCCGTTGTGGCGCGATGTCGTCGGTGATGTGCTGCGCCGTGAACGGCTCGCGCAGGAGCGCACGCTCAAGCAGGTGGCCGAGGCGGCGAGGATCTCCCTGCCGTATCTGTCCGAGCTGGAGCGCGGCCGCAAGGAGGCCTCGTCCGAAGTCCTCGCCGCCGCCGCGCACGCGCTCGGGCTGCGGCTCGCCGATCTGCTGGGCCTGGCCCGGGTCGAGTTGATCCGGCTGACCGCCGTGGACCGGGTCGGGCCTGACGCGGCGAGGTCGGTCAGCTCGGTGACCTCGGCGACGTCCGTCACCTCCGTAACGTCGGTGACGTCCCGGCGTACCGGCACCTCCGTCACCCGCCCGGGCCAGGGCCAGGTGCTCTCGCTAGCCGCCTGA
- a CDS encoding ClpP family protease, giving the protein MSQYTIPTVVQRTPQGERAYDIYSRLLSERVIFLGTELDDGVANVVIAQLFHLEFSDPEREISIYINSPGGSFTSLMAIYDTMSYVSAPVSTYCVGQAASTAAVLLAGGAPGRRFILEHSRVLLGQPASGGQQGTVSDLSLRAKEVLRIRSEVEEVLSRHTPHDVATLRADMDRDKVFTAREAVAYGLADEVLSRRRVSGG; this is encoded by the coding sequence ATGAGCCAGTACACGATTCCGACCGTCGTCCAGCGCACCCCGCAGGGCGAGCGGGCGTACGACATCTACAGCCGGCTGCTCTCCGAGCGGGTCATCTTCCTCGGTACGGAACTGGACGACGGCGTCGCGAACGTCGTCATCGCCCAGCTCTTCCATCTGGAGTTCTCCGACCCGGAACGGGAGATCTCGATCTACATCAACTCCCCCGGCGGCTCGTTCACTTCGCTCATGGCGATCTACGACACGATGAGCTACGTGAGCGCGCCCGTCTCGACGTACTGCGTCGGCCAGGCCGCGTCAACGGCCGCCGTCCTGCTGGCCGGTGGCGCGCCGGGGCGGCGGTTCATCCTCGAACACTCGCGGGTGCTGCTGGGGCAGCCGGCCAGCGGCGGGCAGCAGGGGACCGTGTCGGACCTCAGCCTCCGGGCCAAGGAGGTGCTGCGGATCCGCTCGGAGGTCGAGGAGGTGCTGTCCCGGCACACGCCGCACGACGTCGCGACGCTGCGGGCCGACATGGACCGCGACAAGGTGTTCACGGCGCGCGAGGCCGTGGCGTACGGGCTCGCCGACGAAGTGCTCAGCCGGCGCCGGGTGTCAGGCGGCTAG
- a CDS encoding ClpP family protease translates to MYVRAAGDGDTPATQFDDHLAAQLLTQRIIVLGTQVDDVSANRVCAQLLLLSAEDPKTDISLYINSPGGSVTAGLAIYDTMRLVPNDVSTLAMGFAASMGQFLLCVGQHGKRHALPNARIMMHQPSAGIGGTAADIAIQAENLDFTKKAIERITAEHTGQSAETVSRDGDRDRWFTAEQAREYGMIDRVVESLDDVRPAGSRRRAGL, encoded by the coding sequence ATGTACGTACGTGCCGCCGGCGACGGCGATACGCCCGCCACCCAGTTCGACGACCATCTGGCAGCGCAACTGCTCACGCAGCGGATCATCGTCCTCGGCACCCAGGTCGACGACGTGTCGGCCAACCGCGTCTGTGCCCAACTGCTCCTGCTGTCGGCCGAGGACCCGAAGACCGACATCAGCCTCTACATCAACAGCCCCGGCGGATCGGTGACGGCCGGGCTCGCGATCTACGACACGATGCGGCTCGTCCCGAACGACGTGTCGACGCTCGCCATGGGATTCGCCGCCAGCATGGGCCAGTTCCTGCTCTGCGTCGGACAGCACGGCAAGCGCCACGCCCTGCCGAACGCGCGGATCATGATGCATCAGCCGTCGGCCGGGATCGGCGGTACGGCGGCGGACATCGCGATCCAGGCCGAGAACCTCGACTTCACCAAGAAGGCGATCGAGCGGATCACCGCCGAACACACGGGGCAGAGCGCGGAGACCGTCTCCCGCGACGGGGACCGCGACCGGTGGTTCACGGCCGAACAGGCCAGGGAGTACGGGATGATCGACCGCGTCGTCGAGTCGCTTGACGACGTACGGCCCGCGGGGTCGCGGCGACGGGCGGGGCTGTGA
- a CDS encoding TetR/AcrR family transcriptional regulator: MTSSETVPRPSLRERKKQRTRQALIDSALELFGERGFGGVTLDELCDTVDVSKRTFFRTFSSKEDVASAPTQDIWLTFLTELEAPGGPAAAVEDPPLLELMRDALLAALTRVLADDGAERRILLSRQLAGQTPSMDAHGLEFCARTTERALEILRRRFDLPERDDPRPRLAVDVLLAAFHLALAGWAAQPARTDLGGLFRETVAALPGSLTLTAAPRSALGESAAGRER, translated from the coding sequence GTGACCAGCTCCGAGACCGTGCCGCGCCCCTCGCTGCGCGAGCGCAAGAAGCAGCGCACCCGCCAAGCGCTCATCGACTCCGCCCTTGAGCTGTTCGGCGAGCGCGGATTCGGCGGCGTCACGCTCGACGAGCTGTGCGACACGGTCGACGTCTCCAAGCGCACCTTCTTCCGCACCTTCAGCAGCAAGGAGGACGTCGCCTCCGCCCCTACCCAGGACATCTGGCTGACGTTCCTGACCGAGCTGGAGGCCCCCGGCGGCCCCGCTGCCGCAGTCGAGGATCCGCCGCTGCTGGAGCTGATGCGTGACGCGCTCCTCGCCGCACTCACGCGCGTCCTGGCCGACGACGGCGCCGAGCGGCGCATCCTGCTCAGCAGGCAACTGGCCGGGCAGACCCCCTCCATGGACGCCCACGGCCTGGAGTTCTGCGCGCGCACCACGGAGCGCGCGCTGGAGATCCTGCGCCGCAGGTTCGACCTGCCGGAACGCGACGACCCGCGCCCCCGCCTCGCCGTCGACGTGCTGCTCGCCGCGTTCCACCTCGCGCTCGCCGGCTGGGCGGCGCAGCCGGCCCGTACCGACCTCGGCGGACTGTTCCGCGAGACCGTCGCCGCGCTCCCCGGCAGCCTGACGCTCACCGCTGCGCCGCGCTCTGCCCTCGGCGAATCTGCCGCGGGCCGAGAACGCTGA
- a CDS encoding zinc-binding dehydrogenase translates to MRALLVDRTAPAGIRLGEAPDPLPGPHEALVRVVATSLNQGEVKHGVSAAPDGAVLGWDAAGVVERAAADGSGPAAGTPVVTLGADGAWAELRAVDTDLLGAVQPSADLGAISTIPVAATSALLALRRTGPLLGRRILITGATGGVGRYAVQLARQSGAYVIASTGDPDTHGEELRTLGAHEVIAAPARLAGPVDAVLDMVGGEQLVQSYDKLTENGTLVALGHSAGEPEHFPYGALFGDQGRHNRAIVSFFLLSSPDLTPALTWLADQVTAGTLNPGISWRGSWNESAEAVTAMLEGRLHGKAVLDIT, encoded by the coding sequence ATGCGCGCCCTGCTCGTCGACCGCACCGCCCCCGCGGGTATCCGCCTCGGCGAGGCCCCCGACCCGCTCCCTGGTCCGCACGAGGCGCTGGTCAGGGTGGTCGCCACCTCGCTCAACCAGGGCGAGGTCAAGCACGGCGTCAGCGCGGCCCCCGACGGCGCCGTGCTCGGCTGGGACGCGGCGGGCGTGGTTGAACGCGCGGCAGCCGACGGCTCGGGCCCGGCCGCCGGAACCCCTGTGGTCACGCTCGGCGCCGACGGCGCCTGGGCCGAACTGCGCGCCGTGGACACGGACTTGCTCGGCGCGGTCCAGCCGTCCGCCGACCTCGGCGCGATCAGCACCATCCCGGTGGCAGCCACCAGCGCCCTGCTCGCCCTCCGCAGAACGGGCCCCTTGCTCGGCCGCCGAATCCTGATCACCGGCGCCACGGGCGGCGTCGGCCGCTACGCGGTCCAACTCGCCCGCCAGAGCGGCGCGTACGTCATCGCCTCCACCGGAGACCCGGACACGCACGGCGAAGAACTGCGCACCCTGGGAGCCCACGAGGTAATCGCGGCCCCCGCCCGCCTGGCCGGCCCGGTGGACGCGGTGCTGGACATGGTGGGCGGCGAGCAACTGGTCCAGTCCTACGACAAGTTGACGGAGAACGGCACGCTGGTCGCCCTGGGCCACAGCGCGGGCGAACCCGAACACTTCCCCTACGGCGCCCTCTTCGGCGACCAGGGCCGCCACAACCGCGCGATCGTCAGCTTCTTCCTCCTGTCCAGCCCCGACCTGACCCCGGCCCTGACCTGGCTGGCGGACCAGGTCACGGCCGGAACCCTGAACCCGGGAATCTCCTGGCGAGGCAGCTGGAACGAGTCCGCCGAAGCAGTCACGGCAATGCTCGAAGGCCGCCTCCACGGCAAGGCGGTACTCGACATCACGTGA
- a CDS encoding ATP-binding protein translates to MTSRENHRRPLRTAHLAALEPADIAGSERSRAVTLDAEAPDTGAVVRRLAFDALHDWDLHRLVDDVSLCLSELVGNAVHHAVPDGWQTAAVSGESSGGRKIAVTVRAWPTCLFLEVADEDSTPPMLPAGDLLAGDDPDMPSDALLADNGRGLLIIQSLSDAAWWAPREEGGKSVFCRFDLDDGTASTSPPLPY, encoded by the coding sequence ATGACTTCGCGAGAGAACCATCGCCGGCCCTTGCGTACGGCGCATCTCGCGGCTCTGGAGCCGGCCGACATCGCCGGATCGGAACGCAGCCGCGCGGTGACCCTAGACGCGGAAGCCCCCGATACGGGGGCAGTGGTCCGCCGCCTGGCCTTCGATGCCCTGCATGACTGGGATCTCCACCGACTGGTGGACGACGTCAGTCTGTGTCTGTCCGAACTCGTCGGCAACGCCGTGCATCACGCCGTCCCGGACGGGTGGCAGACAGCGGCGGTCAGCGGTGAGAGCAGCGGCGGCCGAAAGATCGCCGTGACCGTCCGGGCCTGGCCCACGTGCCTGTTCCTGGAGGTCGCCGACGAGGACTCGACACCCCCGATGCTTCCGGCAGGTGACCTGCTCGCCGGTGACGACCCGGACATGCCTTCGGACGCGCTGCTCGCCGACAACGGCCGGGGCCTGCTGATCATCCAGTCGCTGTCCGACGCGGCATGGTGGGCACCACGCGAAGAAGGTGGCAAGAGCGTCTTCTGCCGCTTCGACCTGGACGACGGGACTGCGTCCACATCTCCGCCGCTCCCCTACTGA
- a CDS encoding sporulation protein — protein MGREPNHRLAALMAEAGASNKGLARRVQGVASRHGAHVGTTHVAVQRWLDGSGIQAETAAYLAEALAEKLGRRITPRDLGFPEATVRPAATGASYATSLAEALGVLDGLTQLRPEDSSSVTELPHDGEINTAVLSWLVSRPDGLPADGGGSRRVGMRDVAAVRTAAEMFMRLDFLYGGGHGHRALRHYFRHEVLPLLSGGYSERVGTALFSAAAESAQLLAWTAYDSGNHHLAARYLLSTLRLTQVTGDRMTGSRILANMSHQANYLGQAPRATRLARAAVEGGGHGRATPRAMALFAAHEARALATGLNPGGARRAMREAESYFDRAETADDPAWLAYVDEAELAGEFSHCFRDLGESALAVSYAERAVRLTDPKYARTLGFCRLVLAQSLLRDGQLEAAVTTAGSAMAQGDALQSARFQRYVTDFRREVAPHATNPAVRQFNELVRVALAGLDDE, from the coding sequence GTGGGCAGGGAGCCGAATCACCGACTGGCCGCGCTCATGGCCGAGGCCGGAGCCTCCAACAAGGGCCTGGCCCGACGGGTGCAGGGGGTGGCCTCGCGTCACGGCGCGCATGTCGGAACGACGCATGTGGCCGTGCAGCGGTGGCTCGACGGCAGCGGCATTCAGGCGGAGACAGCGGCGTACCTGGCCGAGGCGCTGGCCGAGAAGCTGGGACGCCGGATCACACCGCGCGATCTCGGCTTCCCTGAAGCGACCGTCCGCCCCGCCGCCACCGGGGCCAGCTATGCCACGTCGCTCGCCGAAGCCCTCGGTGTACTCGACGGTCTGACGCAGCTTCGACCGGAGGACTCCTCGTCCGTCACCGAGTTGCCGCACGACGGCGAGATCAACACGGCCGTACTGTCGTGGCTCGTCTCGCGCCCGGACGGCTTACCGGCCGACGGCGGCGGCTCCCGGCGTGTCGGTATGCGCGACGTCGCCGCGGTCCGCACGGCCGCCGAGATGTTCATGCGGCTGGACTTCCTCTACGGCGGTGGCCACGGGCACAGGGCGCTGCGCCACTACTTCCGGCATGAGGTACTGCCCCTGCTCAGCGGTGGTTACAGCGAGCGTGTCGGCACGGCTCTTTTCAGTGCTGCCGCCGAGAGCGCACAACTGCTCGCATGGACCGCCTACGACAGCGGTAACCACCACCTCGCGGCCCGATACCTGTTGTCCACGCTCCGGCTCACGCAGGTCACGGGCGACCGCATGACGGGCTCGCGCATCCTCGCCAACATGAGTCACCAGGCCAACTACCTGGGCCAAGCGCCGAGGGCCACACGATTGGCTCGCGCCGCGGTCGAAGGTGGTGGACACGGCCGCGCGACGCCCCGTGCCATGGCGCTGTTCGCCGCGCACGAGGCCCGCGCGCTGGCCACAGGACTGAACCCCGGAGGCGCCCGGCGGGCGATGCGCGAGGCAGAGAGCTACTTCGACCGCGCGGAGACAGCCGACGATCCCGCCTGGTTGGCGTACGTGGACGAGGCCGAACTGGCCGGCGAGTTCAGCCACTGTTTCCGCGACCTCGGCGAATCGGCGCTCGCCGTCTCGTACGCCGAGCGGGCCGTCAGGCTGACCGACCCCAAGTACGCCCGCACCCTGGGCTTCTGCCGGTTGGTGCTCGCGCAGAGCCTGCTCCGCGACGGCCAGCTGGAGGCTGCTGTCACGACCGCCGGGTCGGCGATGGCGCAGGGGGACGCACTCCAGTCGGCGCGCTTCCAGCGCTATGTCACGGACTTTCGGCGCGAGGTCGCTCCGCATGCGACGAACCCAGCCGTGCGGCAGTTCAACGAACTCGTGCGGGTTGCCCTCGCCGGTCTCGACGACGAGTAG